The Equus caballus isolate H_3958 breed thoroughbred chromosome 12, TB-T2T, whole genome shotgun sequence genome contains a region encoding:
- the OR4X2C gene encoding olfactory receptor 4X2 has product MANTYNVTEFIFLGLSPNQEVQTVCFALFLLLYTAIVLGNLLIVLTVMTSRSLGSPLYFFLSCLSFVEICYSSTSAPKLISDLLAERKAIPLWGCMTQIFIIHFFGGTEMFLLTVMAYDRYVAICKPLNYTTIMNRQVCAILVGAAWVGGFVHSFAQILLIFHSPFCGPNVIDHYFCDLLPLLKLACSDTFLLGLLMVANGGTLSVVSFVVLLISYVVILVHLRSRSSEGRRKALSTCGSHITVVSLFFGPCIFIYLRPSTTLSVDKMVAVFYTVITPLLNPVIYSLRNAEMKKAVKRLWTRTMNLDEK; this is encoded by the coding sequence ATGGCTAACACATACAATGTGACTGAATTCATTTTTCTGGGACTTTCTCCTAATCAGGAGGTGCAGACTGTTTGCTTTGCGCTATTTCTGCTCTTGTACACAGCAATTGTGCTGGGGAATCTCCTCATTGTGCTCACTGTCATGACCAGCAGAAGTCTTGGTTCCCCCTTGTACTTCTTCCTCAGCTGCCTGTCCTTCGTGGAGATCTGCTACTCCTCTACTTCAGCCCCCAAACTCATCTCAGATTTGCTGGCTGAAAGGAAAGCCATACCTCTGTGGGGCTGCATGACACAGATTTTCATCATCCACTTCTTTGGTGGCACTGAGATGTTCCTGCTcactgtgatggcctatgaccgttacgtggccatctgtaagcctcTGAACTACACTACCATCATGAACCGGCAGGTGTGTGCTATCCTGGTTGGAGCAGCATGGGTGGGGGGCTTTGTGCATTCCTTTGCCCAAATCCTTCTCATCTTCCACTCgcccttctgtggccccaatgtgATCGACCACTATTTCTGTGACCTGCTTCCTCTGCTCAAACTTGCCTGCTCTGACACCTTCCTCCTTGGTCTTCTGATGGTTGCCAATGGGGGGACTTTGTCTGTGGTCAGCTTTGTGGTCCTCTTAATCTCCTATGTGGTCATCTTGGTCCATTTGAGGTCTCGAAGCTCTGAGGGGCGGCGCAAGGCTCTCTCCACTTGCGGGTCCCATATCACCGTGGTTTCCTTGTTCTTTGGGCCCTGCATCTTCATCTATCTGAGACCTTCTACGACTCTGTCTGTGGACAAGATGGTGGCCGTGTTCTACACAGTGATCACTCCACTCCTCAACCCTGTCATCTACTCCCTGAGAAATGCAGAAATGAAGAAGGCCGTGAAGAGGCTGTGGACCAGGACAATGAATCTAGATGAGAAATAG